The following coding sequences lie in one Pseudoxanthomonas sp. SE1 genomic window:
- a CDS encoding type IV pilus secretin PilQ family protein, which produces MTATNAHRPRPSRRLATFRVCSLGLAIGLLAAANAAGAASPTPPATSPATVATPASAVSVSNIDFRRGEDGSGRLIVKFDGQGAAPDLRNQGDSVVVSVGNATLPASLQRPLNVVDFATPVQRVEAQSKGGGTQLVLSTRGDFESLAYQSGNEYVVEIVPRAGQKAMGGANATSGTSASAVVAAAQKVATEARRYSGRPVTFNFQDVPVRTVLQLIAEESNLNIVASDTVQGNVTLRLVNVPWDQALDIVLRAKGLDKRRDGAVVWVAPQPELAKFEQDKEDARIAIENREDMVTDYVQINYHSAAAIFKALTEAKGIGNQNNSGGGGGGGGRDQENGFLSPRGRLVADERTNMLMISDIPKKVAQMRELISMIDRPVDQVLIEGRIVIASDTFARDLGARFGIQGRRIGDRSQGIGGSLGGNAGNISNPTQPITPGGLNVNLPADGFTDAAAGALAYTLLGRNFAIDLELSAMQEEGRGEVISNPRIVTANQREGVIRQGKEVGYVTITAGQGGVATPNVQFKEALLELKVMPTITNDNRVFLNLNVKKDEVAEFITLEGYGSVPTIDKREINTAVLVDDGQTVVIGGVYEFADRSSVAKVPFLGDIPFLGNLFKKKGRSKEKAELLIFITPKVLSVSKR; this is translated from the coding sequence ATGACCGCTACGAATGCCCACCGCCCGCGGCCGTCCCGGCGCCTGGCTACTTTCCGGGTCTGCTCTCTTGGGCTGGCCATCGGCCTGCTTGCGGCGGCCAATGCCGCAGGCGCCGCCTCGCCAACGCCACCGGCCACGTCCCCCGCCACCGTCGCGACGCCTGCGTCTGCGGTCTCGGTGTCGAACATCGACTTCCGTCGCGGTGAGGATGGTTCGGGACGGTTGATCGTCAAGTTCGATGGGCAGGGCGCCGCTCCGGACCTGCGCAACCAGGGCGACAGTGTGGTGGTGAGTGTCGGCAATGCGACATTGCCCGCCTCGCTGCAGCGTCCGCTCAACGTGGTCGATTTCGCCACGCCCGTGCAGCGCGTCGAAGCGCAGAGCAAGGGCGGCGGGACGCAACTGGTGCTGAGCACCCGCGGCGATTTCGAATCGCTGGCGTACCAGTCGGGCAACGAATACGTGGTGGAGATCGTGCCGCGCGCCGGACAGAAGGCGATGGGCGGAGCAAATGCGACTTCCGGCACCAGCGCCTCCGCCGTGGTGGCGGCAGCGCAGAAGGTGGCCACCGAGGCCCGCCGTTACAGTGGCCGCCCGGTGACCTTCAACTTCCAGGACGTGCCGGTACGCACCGTGCTGCAGTTGATCGCGGAAGAGTCGAATCTCAACATCGTCGCCTCGGATACGGTGCAGGGCAACGTCACGTTGCGCCTGGTCAACGTGCCGTGGGACCAGGCGCTGGACATCGTCCTGCGCGCCAAGGGCCTGGACAAGCGTCGCGATGGTGCGGTGGTCTGGGTCGCCCCGCAGCCCGAACTGGCGAAGTTCGAGCAGGACAAGGAAGACGCGCGCATCGCGATCGAGAACCGCGAGGACATGGTCACCGACTACGTCCAGATCAACTATCACAGCGCCGCCGCGATCTTCAAGGCACTGACCGAGGCCAAGGGCATCGGCAACCAGAACAACAGCGGCGGTGGCGGCGGTGGTGGTGGCCGGGACCAGGAGAACGGATTCCTCTCCCCGCGCGGACGCCTGGTTGCGGACGAGCGCACCAACATGCTGATGATCAGCGACATCCCGAAGAAGGTCGCGCAGATGCGCGAGCTGATCTCGATGATCGACCGGCCCGTCGACCAGGTGCTGATCGAAGGCCGCATCGTGATCGCCAGCGATACCTTTGCGCGCGACCTCGGTGCCCGCTTCGGCATCCAGGGGCGTCGTATCGGGGACCGCAGCCAGGGCATCGGCGGTTCGCTGGGCGGCAACGCCGGCAACATCAGCAACCCGACCCAGCCGATCACCCCGGGTGGCCTGAATGTCAACCTGCCAGCTGACGGCTTCACTGACGCTGCGGCGGGCGCGCTTGCCTATACGCTGCTGGGCCGCAATTTCGCGATCGACCTCGAACTTTCCGCCATGCAGGAAGAAGGTCGTGGCGAAGTGATCTCCAATCCGCGCATTGTCACCGCCAACCAGCGCGAAGGCGTCATCCGGCAGGGCAAGGAAGTCGGTTACGTCACCATCACCGCAGGCCAGGGCGGTGTTGCGACGCCCAACGTGCAGTTCAAGGAAGCCCTGCTGGAACTGAAGGTGATGCCCACGATCACCAATGACAACCGGGTATTCCTGAACCTGAATGTCAAGAAGGACGAAGTGGCGGAGTTCATCACGCTGGAAGGCTATGGCAGCGTGCCTACCATCGACAAGCGTGAAATCAATACCGCGGTGCTGGTCGATGATGGTCAGACCGTCGTGATTGGCGGCGTGTACGAGTTCGCCGATCGCAGCAGTGTGGCCAAGGTGCCTTTCCTCGGTGACATCCCCTTCCTGGGCAACCTGTTCAAGAAGAAGGGACGCAGCAAGGAAAAGGCCGAACTGCTGATCTTCATCACGCCGAAGGTGCTGTCGGTCTCCAAGCGCTGA
- a CDS encoding pilus assembly protein PilM translates to MGLIPKSQSSLIGVDISSTAVKLLQLSRVGNRYRVEHYAVEPLPPNAVVEKNIVEVEAVGEAIRRAVNRAGSKAKHAAAAVAGSAVITKIIPMPADLDENDLEAQVELEAVNYIPYPIEEVNIDFEVLGPMPNNPEMVQVLLAASRSENVELRQSALELGGLTAKVMDVEAFAVENAFALMANDLPVPQDGVVALVDIGATMTTLNVLRRGRSLYSREQVFGGKQLTDEVMRRYGLTYEEAGLAKRQGGLPESYEVEVLEPFKEATVQQISRLLQFFYAGSEFNRVDQIVLAGGCAALAGLPEMVEEQLGVPTVVANPLAQMTLGPRVQAHALAQDAPALMIATGLALRSFD, encoded by the coding sequence GTGGGGCTAATCCCAAAAAGCCAGTCGTCGCTGATCGGCGTCGATATCAGTTCGACTGCGGTGAAGCTGCTGCAGCTCTCGCGTGTGGGCAACCGTTACCGGGTTGAGCACTACGCCGTCGAGCCGCTGCCGCCCAATGCCGTGGTCGAGAAGAACATCGTCGAGGTGGAAGCCGTCGGCGAGGCCATCCGTCGCGCGGTGAACCGTGCCGGCAGCAAGGCCAAGCATGCCGCCGCCGCGGTCGCCGGATCGGCGGTGATCACCAAGATCATCCCGATGCCTGCCGACCTGGACGAGAACGACCTGGAGGCCCAGGTCGAGCTCGAGGCCGTCAATTACATCCCGTATCCCATCGAGGAAGTGAACATCGACTTCGAGGTGCTGGGCCCCATGCCCAACAACCCGGAGATGGTGCAGGTGCTGCTGGCCGCTTCGCGCTCGGAGAACGTGGAGCTGCGGCAGTCCGCACTCGAACTCGGCGGCCTGACCGCCAAGGTCATGGACGTGGAAGCCTTCGCGGTGGAGAACGCCTTCGCCCTGATGGCCAACGATCTGCCCGTCCCGCAGGACGGCGTGGTGGCGCTGGTCGACATCGGCGCCACGATGACCACGCTGAACGTCCTGCGCCGTGGCCGCAGCCTCTACAGCCGCGAACAGGTGTTCGGCGGCAAGCAGCTGACCGACGAAGTGATGCGGCGGTACGGACTGACGTATGAAGAAGCCGGTCTGGCCAAGCGCCAGGGCGGTCTGCCGGAAAGCTATGAAGTCGAAGTGCTGGAGCCTTTCAAGGAGGCGACGGTCCAGCAGATCAGCCGCCTGCTGCAGTTCTTCTACGCGGGCAGTGAATTCAACCGCGTCGACCAGATCGTCCTGGCGGGCGGCTGCGCCGCGCTGGCCGGCCTGCCGGAAATGGTGGAAGAGCAACTGGGCGTGCCCACCGTGGTCGCCAACCCGCTGGCGCAGATGACCCTCGGCCCGCGCGTGCAGGCGCATGCGCTGGCACAGGACGCTCCCGCGCTGATGATCGCCACCGGCCTGGCTTTGAGGAGCTTCGACTGA
- a CDS encoding PilN domain-containing protein has translation MARINLLPWRAERRVQRQREFYVMLGAAAIAGLLLSFLLWFHYDGQVSGQTERNDFLKDEIAKVQAQNKEIERLDEQKRRLLARKDVIEKLQANRSQMVHLFDSLVRTIPDGVMLANIKQEGEVLTLQGRAQSNARVSTYMRNLETSGWMTKPELSIIEAKPEEVKTLTNTGAGSALPYVFTLQVRLANPTAEQEAETAAAGTTPADPNAPATTPVPAAPLEGQPSAPAPAPAPAPAPATPAPTTPTPAAPAGSSPQASGSNT, from the coding sequence ATGGCAAGAATCAACCTACTCCCGTGGCGTGCCGAACGCCGCGTCCAGCGACAGCGCGAGTTCTACGTGATGCTGGGTGCAGCGGCGATCGCGGGCCTGCTGCTGTCCTTCCTGCTGTGGTTCCACTATGACGGCCAGGTGTCCGGCCAGACCGAGCGCAACGACTTCCTCAAGGATGAAATCGCCAAGGTCCAGGCACAGAACAAGGAAATCGAGCGCCTCGACGAGCAGAAGCGCCGCCTGCTGGCGCGCAAGGACGTGATCGAGAAACTGCAGGCCAACCGTTCGCAGATGGTGCACCTGTTCGACTCGCTGGTGCGGACCATTCCGGACGGCGTGATGCTGGCCAACATCAAGCAGGAAGGCGAAGTGCTGACGCTGCAGGGGCGCGCGCAATCCAACGCCCGTGTCAGTACCTACATGCGCAACCTGGAAACCTCCGGCTGGATGACCAAGCCTGAGCTGTCGATCATCGAAGCCAAGCCGGAAGAGGTCAAAACGCTGACCAACACCGGTGCAGGCAGCGCGCTGCCCTACGTGTTCACGCTCCAGGTGCGGCTGGCGAATCCCACGGCGGAACAGGAAGCGGAAACGGCCGCCGCCGGCACCACGCCCGCCGATCCGAACGCCCCGGCCACCACGCCTGTCCCGGCAGCGCCGCTGGAAGGTCAGCCTTCGGCGCCCGCACCCGCACCCGCACCCGCACCCGCACCCGCCACACCCGCGCCCACCACCCCGACACCGGCGGCGCCCGCAGGCAGTTCGCCCCAGGCTTCCGGGAGCAACACATGA
- the pilO gene encoding type 4a pilus biogenesis protein PilO encodes MSQKTSLKNLDINNIGAWPQNAKIGFCAVLAVFILVLSYFLFVKGKVETLDSLEQEEVRLRQDFEKEQAKAANLEPLKQQLAQMEQVLQQMLRQLPSKTEMPDLIIDISQTALSSGLTNELFQPEPETLKEFYAEKPIQLRMVGNYHQFGAFVSGVASLPRVVILTMHDISLQPKEGKGGINRGALELSGTVKTYRYLDETEVAEQEAAAAEAAKASGKGKAPASGEKQ; translated from the coding sequence ATGAGCCAGAAGACGTCGCTCAAGAACCTGGACATCAACAACATCGGCGCGTGGCCGCAGAACGCCAAGATCGGATTCTGTGCCGTGCTCGCCGTGTTCATCCTGGTCCTGTCCTACTTCCTCTTCGTCAAGGGGAAGGTGGAGACACTGGATTCGCTCGAGCAGGAAGAGGTGCGCCTGCGTCAGGACTTCGAGAAGGAACAGGCCAAGGCCGCCAACCTCGAACCCCTGAAGCAGCAGCTCGCCCAGATGGAGCAGGTGCTCCAGCAGATGCTGCGCCAGCTGCCCAGCAAGACGGAAATGCCCGACCTGATCATCGACATCTCGCAGACCGCGTTGTCCAGCGGCCTGACCAACGAGTTGTTCCAGCCGGAGCCCGAAACGCTGAAGGAGTTCTACGCCGAGAAGCCGATCCAGCTGCGCATGGTGGGCAACTACCACCAGTTCGGTGCCTTCGTCAGTGGCGTTGCATCCCTGCCGCGGGTGGTGATCCTGACCATGCACGACATCTCGCTGCAGCCGAAGGAAGGCAAGGGCGGCATCAATCGCGGCGCCCTGGAGCTTTCGGGCACGGTCAAGACGTATCGCTACCTGGACGAGACCGAGGTTGCGGAGCAGGAAGCTGCGGCGGCTGAAGCTGCCAAGGCGAGCGGCAAGGGCAAGGCGCCCGCGTCGGGAGAGAAGCAATGA
- a CDS encoding pilus assembly protein PilP, producing MRSNWHFMILAAVVLTSGCARGITSTPGDAPNLRAWVEDVRARPAPPLEPLPVMQQFETFEYAAQTLRDPFSNAWSNTDGGGLRPDPDRRKETLEQYPLDSLDMVGTLGKGAGLVALVMGPDKVTYRVRPGNYLGQSDGRVTSVREDGLELVELVPDGAGGWLERPASIALEDQ from the coding sequence ATGCGCAGCAATTGGCACTTTATGATCCTGGCCGCGGTCGTGCTGACGTCCGGTTGCGCCCGCGGCATTACCAGTACGCCGGGCGATGCGCCGAACCTGCGCGCCTGGGTGGAAGACGTGCGCGCACGCCCCGCGCCGCCACTTGAACCGCTGCCGGTGATGCAGCAGTTCGAAACCTTCGAATACGCGGCACAGACGCTGCGGGATCCTTTCAGCAACGCCTGGAGCAATACCGACGGGGGCGGGCTGCGGCCGGATCCTGACCGGCGCAAGGAAACACTGGAGCAGTACCCGCTGGACAGCCTGGACATGGTCGGTACGCTCGGCAAGGGGGCAGGTCTGGTGGCACTGGTGATGGGACCCGACAAGGTCACCTACCGGGTACGTCCGGGGAACTACCTGGGGCAGAGCGATGGCCGGGTCACCTCGGTCCGCGAAGATGGCTTGGAACTTGTCGAACTAGTGCCGGATGGCGCAGGCGGATGGCTGGAACGGCCGGCGTCGATTGCGCTTGAAGATCAATGA